In Electrophorus electricus isolate fEleEle1 chromosome 6, fEleEle1.pri, whole genome shotgun sequence, a single genomic region encodes these proteins:
- the mepce gene encoding 7SK snRNA methylphosphate capping enzyme isoform X2, producing the protein MIEMSVDKETALSGDKSGELSFPPPPQQLTELSGHCPRDSQRPPETTVTNLVREDEHLPKMADTVCRPASDGVVAAADPALQSQNGVQQPRPQHQQRLNKRRSTMSSGFKHPMFGKRRRRTNSESESVLPTNFLLGGNIFDPLNLNSLLDEEVNRALNAETPKSSPLPAKSRDPVEILIPRDITDPLNLNGCTAGDGGLLLTPLKSSGGRRRHRNRHHGGAGAAGGGAGRGGDGAPTQPDPSESERGKTSSALQTEGAVESSGLHFKLGSVADSQEPKATVEEAVESNSVPVRETKCPSGLSSVPSREEGEESTTTTPVSDTTTLTIPATHAPTAPSHRQRKRRRTTSRSESSGAPCWDKTRPPGSAPGSVRPPQPVHTPATGTQAGSSDRPHQPPNHRRQQRTPSRQKPKQQQQQQQQQQKFQYGNYNKYYGYRNPGLSEDPRVHVLQSEWFQGKAVLDLGCNTGHLTLSIAKSWRPARIVGLDIDGRLIHAARQNIRHYLSEVHTLQARCAGHSDRSRAKGAMVAQGGGGLEAEGGKAGEKAEEEDGMEVEEQRTKAEKGEGESEGMAAQDPETDTPREGDDVPETGWVEGESAAVETTGHPGSEKVGKKGDVASPNGNHVFPVSLRMSRGPIAAPPLPDTHTLPPGDFPANVTFVKGNYVLESDLLLQTQREEFDVVLCLSVTKWVHLNWGDAGLKRLFHRVYHHLRPGGLFILEPQPWSSYSKRKKLTEAIYKNYYSIRFKPEQFSAYLTTEVGFSSYELIGTPKSSNRGFQRPIYLFHKGSAPQK; encoded by the exons ATGATAGAGATGTCCGTTGATAAAGAGACTGCTTTATCTGGCGATAAGTCGGGGGAACTCTCCTTTCCCCCACCACCCCAACAACTCACTGAACTTTCAGGACATTGCCCTAGGGACTCCCAGCGACCCCCAGAAACAACAGTCACAAACCTTGTCAGGGAAGATGAACACCTACCCAAAATGGCTGACACGGTCTGTCGGCCTGCAAGCGACGGTGTAGTGGCTGCAGCCGATCCCGCTTTGCAGAGCCAAAATGGCGTGCAGCAGCCCAGACCCCAGCATCAGCAGCGGCTGAACAAGCGTCGCAGCACGATGAGCAGCGGCTTCAAGCACCCCATGTTTGGCAAACGCCGTCGCCGTACCAACTCGGAGAGCGAGTCCGTCCTTCCCACCAACTTCCTCTTGGGCGGGAACATTTTTGACCCGCTCAACCTCAACAGTCTACTGGACGAGGAGGTGAACCGGGCGCTCAACGCTGAGACGCCCAAGTCTTCGCCCCTGCCAGCCAAGAGCAGAGACCCCGTTGAGATCTTGATCCCACGAGACATCACTGACCCGCTCAACTTGAATGGCTGCACAGCCGGGGACGGAGGGCTCCTGCTCACGCCCCTGAAGAGCAGCGGGGGCAGAAGGCGCCACCGGAACAGGCACCACGGCggagctggagcagcaggaggtggagccGGGAGAGGGGGCGACGGTGCACCGACCCAGCCTGACCCGTCCGAGTCTGAGAGGGGTAAGACGAGTTCAGCTTTGCAAACAGAAGGAGCAGTAGAGTCCTCAGGCCTGCATTTCAAGTTGGGCAGTGTGGCGGACAGCCAGGAGCCCAAGGCCACAGTGGAGGAAGCAGTGGAGTCGAATTCCGTACCCGTCCGAGAGACGAAGTGTCCCAGTGGGCTGAGTTCTGTCCCCAGccgagaggagggggaggagagtaCCACCACTACACCTGTATcagacaccaccacactgaccaTCCCTGCTACGCATGCCCCCACCGCCCCCTCCCACCGGCAGCGCAAACGCAGGCGCACCACCAGCAGGTCCGAGAGCAGTGGCGCCCCTTGCTGGGACAAGACCCGACCTCCAGGTTCTGCTCCTGGATCAGTACGACCCCCTCAGCCTGTTCACACCCCAGCCACGGGCACTCAGGCTGGGTCCAGTGACCGGCCGCATCAGCCTCCCAACCACCGGAGGCAGCAGAGGACCCCTAGTCGGCAGAaacccaaacaacaacaacaacagcagcagcagcagcagaagttTCAGTATGGCAACTACAACAAGTACTATGGCTACCGGAACCCAGGCTTGAGTGAGGACCCTCGGGTGCATGTCCTACAGTCCGAGTGGTTCCAGGGCAAGGCCGTGCTGGACCTGGGCTGCAACACAGGTCACCTGACCCTGTCCATCGCCAAGAGCTGGCGCCCAGCACGCATCGTGGGTCTAGACATAGATGGGAGGCTGATCCACGCGGCCCGACAGAACATCCGGCACTACCTCTCCGAGGTGCACACGCTTCAGGCTCGCTGCGCCGGCCACAGTGACAGGAGCAGAGCGAAAGGGGCCATGGTGGcacaaggaggaggagggctGGAGGCAGAGGGTGGCAAAGCCGGGGAGAaggcggaggaggaggatggcatggaggtggaggagcaaAGAACGAAGGCTgaaaaaggagagggagagagtgagggaatgGCGGCCCAGGATCCGGAGACGGACACGCCTCGAGAGGGAGACGACGTCCCGGAGACGGGATGGGTCGAAGGAGAGAGCGCGGCTGTGGAGACGACGGGCCATCCGGGTAGTGAGAAAGTGGGCAAGAAGGGAGATGTGGCCTCCCCCAACGGGAATCATGTATTCCCTGTCTCCCTCCGCATGTCCAGGGGGCCCATCGCTGCACCTCCGctccccgacacacacaccttgccaCCGGGCGACTTCCCTGCTAACGTCACCTTTGTGAAG gggaACTATGTGCTGGAGAGTGACTTACTGCTCCAGACCCAGAGGGAAGAGTTTGATGTAgttctgtgtttgagtgtcaCCAAGTGGGTGCACCTGAACTGGGGCGATGCTGGCCTCAAGCGCCTTTTCCATCGAGTCTATCACCACCTCCGCCCTGGTGGACTCTTCATCCTTGAACCGCAGCCCTGGTCCTCCTacagcaagaggaagaaactcacg GAGGCTATCTATAAGAACTATTACAGCATCCGATTCAAGCCGGAGCAGTTTTCCGCCTATCTGACCACTGAGGTTGGTTTTTCCAGCTATGAGCTCATCGGAACCCCAAAgagctcaaacagag GTTTCCAAAGACCGATCTACCTGTTTCACAAAGGATCTGCTCCTCAAAAGTGA
- the mepce gene encoding 7SK snRNA methylphosphate capping enzyme isoform X1, with translation MSCQQFVLATNVRSPHASWHGTYSKMIEMSVDKETALSGDKSGELSFPPPPQQLTELSGHCPRDSQRPPETTVTNLVREDEHLPKMADTVCRPASDGVVAAADPALQSQNGVQQPRPQHQQRLNKRRSTMSSGFKHPMFGKRRRRTNSESESVLPTNFLLGGNIFDPLNLNSLLDEEVNRALNAETPKSSPLPAKSRDPVEILIPRDITDPLNLNGCTAGDGGLLLTPLKSSGGRRRHRNRHHGGAGAAGGGAGRGGDGAPTQPDPSESERGKTSSALQTEGAVESSGLHFKLGSVADSQEPKATVEEAVESNSVPVRETKCPSGLSSVPSREEGEESTTTTPVSDTTTLTIPATHAPTAPSHRQRKRRRTTSRSESSGAPCWDKTRPPGSAPGSVRPPQPVHTPATGTQAGSSDRPHQPPNHRRQQRTPSRQKPKQQQQQQQQQQKFQYGNYNKYYGYRNPGLSEDPRVHVLQSEWFQGKAVLDLGCNTGHLTLSIAKSWRPARIVGLDIDGRLIHAARQNIRHYLSEVHTLQARCAGHSDRSRAKGAMVAQGGGGLEAEGGKAGEKAEEEDGMEVEEQRTKAEKGEGESEGMAAQDPETDTPREGDDVPETGWVEGESAAVETTGHPGSEKVGKKGDVASPNGNHVFPVSLRMSRGPIAAPPLPDTHTLPPGDFPANVTFVKGNYVLESDLLLQTQREEFDVVLCLSVTKWVHLNWGDAGLKRLFHRVYHHLRPGGLFILEPQPWSSYSKRKKLTEAIYKNYYSIRFKPEQFSAYLTTEVGFSSYELIGTPKSSNRGFQRPIYLFHKGSAPQK, from the exons ATGTCTTGCCAACAGTTTGTTTTGGCT ACCAATGTCCGTTCTCCCCATGCTAGCTGGCACGGTACTTACTCCAAGATGATAGAGATGTCCGTTGATAAAGAGACTGCTTTATCTGGCGATAAGTCGGGGGAACTCTCCTTTCCCCCACCACCCCAACAACTCACTGAACTTTCAGGACATTGCCCTAGGGACTCCCAGCGACCCCCAGAAACAACAGTCACAAACCTTGTCAGGGAAGATGAACACCTACCCAAAATGGCTGACACGGTCTGTCGGCCTGCAAGCGACGGTGTAGTGGCTGCAGCCGATCCCGCTTTGCAGAGCCAAAATGGCGTGCAGCAGCCCAGACCCCAGCATCAGCAGCGGCTGAACAAGCGTCGCAGCACGATGAGCAGCGGCTTCAAGCACCCCATGTTTGGCAAACGCCGTCGCCGTACCAACTCGGAGAGCGAGTCCGTCCTTCCCACCAACTTCCTCTTGGGCGGGAACATTTTTGACCCGCTCAACCTCAACAGTCTACTGGACGAGGAGGTGAACCGGGCGCTCAACGCTGAGACGCCCAAGTCTTCGCCCCTGCCAGCCAAGAGCAGAGACCCCGTTGAGATCTTGATCCCACGAGACATCACTGACCCGCTCAACTTGAATGGCTGCACAGCCGGGGACGGAGGGCTCCTGCTCACGCCCCTGAAGAGCAGCGGGGGCAGAAGGCGCCACCGGAACAGGCACCACGGCggagctggagcagcaggaggtggagccGGGAGAGGGGGCGACGGTGCACCGACCCAGCCTGACCCGTCCGAGTCTGAGAGGGGTAAGACGAGTTCAGCTTTGCAAACAGAAGGAGCAGTAGAGTCCTCAGGCCTGCATTTCAAGTTGGGCAGTGTGGCGGACAGCCAGGAGCCCAAGGCCACAGTGGAGGAAGCAGTGGAGTCGAATTCCGTACCCGTCCGAGAGACGAAGTGTCCCAGTGGGCTGAGTTCTGTCCCCAGccgagaggagggggaggagagtaCCACCACTACACCTGTATcagacaccaccacactgaccaTCCCTGCTACGCATGCCCCCACCGCCCCCTCCCACCGGCAGCGCAAACGCAGGCGCACCACCAGCAGGTCCGAGAGCAGTGGCGCCCCTTGCTGGGACAAGACCCGACCTCCAGGTTCTGCTCCTGGATCAGTACGACCCCCTCAGCCTGTTCACACCCCAGCCACGGGCACTCAGGCTGGGTCCAGTGACCGGCCGCATCAGCCTCCCAACCACCGGAGGCAGCAGAGGACCCCTAGTCGGCAGAaacccaaacaacaacaacaacagcagcagcagcagcagaagttTCAGTATGGCAACTACAACAAGTACTATGGCTACCGGAACCCAGGCTTGAGTGAGGACCCTCGGGTGCATGTCCTACAGTCCGAGTGGTTCCAGGGCAAGGCCGTGCTGGACCTGGGCTGCAACACAGGTCACCTGACCCTGTCCATCGCCAAGAGCTGGCGCCCAGCACGCATCGTGGGTCTAGACATAGATGGGAGGCTGATCCACGCGGCCCGACAGAACATCCGGCACTACCTCTCCGAGGTGCACACGCTTCAGGCTCGCTGCGCCGGCCACAGTGACAGGAGCAGAGCGAAAGGGGCCATGGTGGcacaaggaggaggagggctGGAGGCAGAGGGTGGCAAAGCCGGGGAGAaggcggaggaggaggatggcatggaggtggaggagcaaAGAACGAAGGCTgaaaaaggagagggagagagtgagggaatgGCGGCCCAGGATCCGGAGACGGACACGCCTCGAGAGGGAGACGACGTCCCGGAGACGGGATGGGTCGAAGGAGAGAGCGCGGCTGTGGAGACGACGGGCCATCCGGGTAGTGAGAAAGTGGGCAAGAAGGGAGATGTGGCCTCCCCCAACGGGAATCATGTATTCCCTGTCTCCCTCCGCATGTCCAGGGGGCCCATCGCTGCACCTCCGctccccgacacacacaccttgccaCCGGGCGACTTCCCTGCTAACGTCACCTTTGTGAAG gggaACTATGTGCTGGAGAGTGACTTACTGCTCCAGACCCAGAGGGAAGAGTTTGATGTAgttctgtgtttgagtgtcaCCAAGTGGGTGCACCTGAACTGGGGCGATGCTGGCCTCAAGCGCCTTTTCCATCGAGTCTATCACCACCTCCGCCCTGGTGGACTCTTCATCCTTGAACCGCAGCCCTGGTCCTCCTacagcaagaggaagaaactcacg GAGGCTATCTATAAGAACTATTACAGCATCCGATTCAAGCCGGAGCAGTTTTCCGCCTATCTGACCACTGAGGTTGGTTTTTCCAGCTATGAGCTCATCGGAACCCCAAAgagctcaaacagag GTTTCCAAAGACCGATCTACCTGTTTCACAAAGGATCTGCTCCTCAAAAGTGA
- the her1 gene encoding hairy-related 1 — translation MGTPKMANRRTSKRILKPVIEKKRRDRINQRLDELRTLLLDNTLDSRLQNPKLEKAEILELTVDYIKKKASNMKEKKDSNKDLAAPAQPGGRPRLPCITLHDPAMLHAQAPVKPLYTAGFQECISRLASFIDCVEPSQRDGFIQGLCRHLDTHTGALSQVRAPSQPPPHPWGPSPELHCRTDVSAMGPVRGATESFPYASSLYPSSFVLHHPHTTGQAISHPYPSPPYSLSPPPSPCYSSTSPPFSTSPTYLSMPCHFPFPPSLSPLSSDSSSSCLAASTPAVSLVSVPQPSAPVGPPSPARAAGSSAPCASRTLRRALFQNQPQSLWRPW, via the exons ATGGGGACTCCAAAAATGGCAAATCGCAGAACATCCAAAAGA ATATTAAAACCAGTTATAGAGAAGAAACGGAGAGATCGGATTAACCAACGTTTAGATGAGTTACGCACTCTCCTTCTGGATAACACTCTGGACTCG AGACTACAAAATCCTAAACTAGAAAAGGCAGAAATTCTAGAACTGACCGTCGACTACATCAAGAAGAAAGCTAGTAATATGAAGGAAAAGAAAG ACTCTAACAAGGACTTAGCTGCCCCTGCGCAGCCAGGCGGGAGACCCCGTCTACCCTGCATCACCCTCCACGACCCCGCCATGCTCCACGCCCAGGCGCCCGTCAAGCCCCTGTACACGGCAGGCTTCCAGGAGTGCATCTCACGCCTGGCCAGTTTCATTGACTGTGTTGAGCCCTCCCAGAGGGATGGCTTCATCCAGGGCCTGTGCCGCCACCTGGATACCCACACCGGTGCCCTCTCCCAGGTCAGAGCTCCCAGCCAGCCACCGCCCCACCCCTGGGGCCCCAGCCCAGAGCTGCACTGCAGGACGGATGTGTCCGCCATGGGGCCCGTGCGTGGAGCCACAGAGTCTTTCCCCTACGCCAGTAGCCTGTACCCCAGCTCGTTTGTCCTCCACCATCCCCACACTACAGGCCAGGCGATCTCACACCCCTACCCCTCCCCAccctactctctctcccctccgcCCTCCCCCTGCTACTCCAGCACGTCTCCGCCCTTCTCCACCTCGCCCACGTACCTCTCCATGCCCTGCCACTTCCCTTtccccccatccctctctcctctctcttccgaTTCCTCATCCTCCTGCTTGGCAGCGTCCACCCCTGCGGTGAGCCTGGTGTCAGTGCCGCAGCCGTCCGCCCCGGTCGGGCCCCCGTCGCCGGCACGTGCGGCTGGCTCGTCTGCACCTTGTGCCTCGCGGACTCTGAGAAGAGCCTTGTTTCAGAATCAGCCACAGAGCCTCTGGAGGCCCTGGTGA